GCTCTACGGAAAGGGCTACAAGGGTCACGACAAGCCCACTGGCGACCTCTACCGCGAGAGGATCAAGAACCAGCGCAAAGACGAACCTGCTCCCGAGCCAGAGCAGGGAACCATCATTCCCGACCCGCAGCCTCCGTCTGCGCCAGCTATGGACCAGTCCGCTCTGAACCGACTTCGCGcccagatgatgaaggcCAAGCTCCGTCGCGCACCGAACGCCGCACAGCTCGAAGAAGAATACAACAAGGCCGCAGCCGCATTCGCATCAGGCCGTCAGGATCCTGAGGCCGTCGTCCTCAGCGTCATGGATAACCGACAACTCGCCGGTACACGCgccgaagccaaggccatcaccaccaagcgCGGCCGTGAACGCGGCAACGTCGAGGAAAACACCGAAATGACAATCGAGGACATGGTCCGCGAGGAGCGTCGCACAAAGAACCAGGCCGGTGGAGAAGGCCTGCGCTTAGCAGAGCGCATCGCAAAGGACGGCAAGTTCGACAACGACCTGGAATACATGGACGAAAACGCCGAGAAGCTCGCCCGTCGCATGCACAAGTCcgacctcaacctcaagaatATGGCCGTATCCGAGTTCCAGAAGATGTCGCGCGCCCTCGACTCGTGTCCCCTGTGCCACCACGAAGATACAAACCAGCCACCCCTAGCACCTATCATCGCCCTTGGTACTCGCGTCTTCCTCACCCTTGCTACTGAGCCCGAGGTGTCACCGGGCGGCGCCGTGCTCGCTCCGATAGCACACCGCGCCAACCTCCTCGAGTGCGACGACGATGAGTGGGAAGAGATTCGCAACTTTATGAAGTCCCTGACACGAATGTACCACGACCAAGGCCGCGAGGTTGTCTTTTACGAGAACGCGGCTGCACCACACCGACGTATGCACGCCGCGATGGTGGCCGTGCCGATCCCGTACGAAGAGGGCGCTACGGCCCCGGCCTACTTCCGCGAGGCCTTCCTCTCGTCGGACGAGGAGTGGAGTCAGCACCGCAAGATCATCGATACGGGTGCCAAGGCGCGCGAGGGCATGGGTCGGTCCGCCTTCCGACGTTGTATCGCAAAAGAGATGCCCTATTTTCACGCATGGTTCACCCTTGATGGCGGACTGGGCCATGTTGTAGAAGACGCGGGCCGTTGGCCTAAGGGAGATTTGTTTGCTCGTGAGGTCCTCGGTGGTATTGTAGATGCTGAACCACACATAATCAAGAAGCAGGGAAGATGGACACGAGGCGATCCTCGTGTCGAAGGATTCAAGAAGGGATGGAGAAAGTTTGACTGGACAAGGATGCTAGCAGAAGGATAGAGACCAGGAGTTGAGATTTatcacttttttttttatttcaTCTCACAAAGAGAAACATACAAGACATTACACTAACTAGTACGGGGTGCTGCTTGCTTGTCCGTAAGATTATCCATACAATCCAAATGGCTAGTAAGAACCAGACGAGAATGACGCTTCCTTTCGACTCCACATCATGCTGCGCTCTCTGGGTATCAAGACAGACCTCTCAGGTCTTTTCGGGGGGAGTAATAAAAAGAAGAGGGACTTGAAAGATCCCTACCAATAACAAAAAGAATAGAATGCTCCCACAGAAATGTTTAAACTCTCCCCCTCCGGTCTCTACCGCGTTCTTTCCGTCCGTCAGCGCCAGTAACCTTCATCCAGTCCTCCCACTCCTTGCTCATCTCCATGAGCACCGAGCCCATGACGCTCGCGCTAGCCATGAGGCCGtgtccctctccctcgaggACTCTGACCTCGCACCTCCGCATCGTCTTGCCGAGCCACTTGACATTGTCCACGGGGACACGCGTGTCTCTGCTTCCGTGGTGGATAACCACTGGTCGAGTAATGTCGACGTATCGGAAGCCGATTGTGTGTCGTCGTTCGAGACATACTAGGAGGTCCACGGCTGGATTTGCTCCCGTTGTTGCCAGTTCCCAAATAGCGTGTGTTAACCGCAGGTCGTACGTCATCTGGCGTTCCTTGTCTGCCATGGCATCTGCAgctgctgccaagatggcgtTATCAGGACTCCTTGTGCCCTGAGGCACCTGCATCCTATCCATGTTCTCTGATGCGTTCGGGGGCTCCAGATCAGGATCACCATGGCCGTTGGACTTGCCGTACATGTCGTGACCAATATTCTCCTTGTCCAAGCTAGGCGTCACATTCCGATTGCTCGCTGTACTCTCTCTTCCGCCGTTGTTATTTGTCCTCCGCTTAGCCCGGCGAGGGTTCTTGGGTAATGAGCTTGTAATAGAGCTGCTCGTCGCGGTCATGAAACTGCTGTTGGCGGCTTTGAGAATAGGGGTAGGAAGGGCTCGTAGGATTCGCTGCGAGGTCGGAATAGCGTTTGTCGGGGGAAGGGTTTGCGATGTACCAAAGACGTTCatctgagatggaggaatCCATGGCGCCAGGAGGTGAATTCTACCGCGGATGTGCTGAGGCATACGGAGTGCCGTGGCCAAGGCATAGATGGCGCCGGCGGAATGAGCCAAGATAGAGAACTTTGTAATCTTCAAAGCCTGGCAAATAGCATAGACATCATCTAATCAAGTTAGTCACAGTCCCTCAAGTGTTATCAAGGCAAACTTACCTGGCCAGCTGAGCGGCGTAGCAGTCCCATCCGAGTATGGCTCACTGTCTCCAACACCAGGACGATCAGGAGTGATCAGCCGCAGCTTCAACGTTAACGCTAGTTCATCGTAGAAAGCAGTGATGTATCTAGTAAGTCCCATTCCGACACAGCAAAACACAGCCGATCCTTCCGAGTCACCGACTTCAGAAAAGGAGATGACGCGACCAGTCTGAGGATGCCGGATCTTTTGTGACAGGCGGGGAGAGCAGAGATAAGATTCGACAGCATCGTCAACGGAATCAGCCGACTGAGGACGCTCATATCCTGCTGGGGTTGGGTTCTGAACTGGTTGAGGACTTGGCGATTCGCGACTTCGGTCGTCGGGTCGAGGGCTCAGCGGTCCAGATAAACGCTTGAGTCGTGAACTGCTCCGCTTCATCTTGACACCATCAGGAGGAATTGGGCTTTGATGACCTGATCGACGACGACTGTGACGGTCGTTGCTTGGTTCTCGCCGCCGATTTTGCGACACAGCAGGGAACGGCGcaccgtcgtcatcatcgtcgtcgaccCCAAAACCGTAGTCATCTTGGCTAACGTCGAGGAAACTCCTACCAGCTACGCTCGTCGTCTTGGAAGGAGCTGGTTCTTGAAGTCCATAGACTGGTGACCTGGCAGACGACCGTAATTGATCATGTGCGGTATGTCCCTGCTTTCTTCTCCCGGTTTCCCCCCGTGGCTTGTGGTGTTCCTCGGCTTCAGGTATAACATCACTCAGTGGTCCATCCTCTCGTCTTGATCTCCTCGCGCTCGATCGTCTAACCTGCCCTGTCTTCCTTAGACTCGAGTCGCGCGCTGGGATAGCACAAGGACCCTCCATCGGGCTTGGACGCTCAATAGGCAACTGATGTGCAGGCGGCTCCTCGTGGATAGCCGTCTCGGCAAAGAAGGGATCACTTCGTCCTCCGCTGTGAATACTGCTCTCAACAGCAAGTCCTCCAGAAGACGACGCAGAAACACCTCCGGAAGCGCGCTTCCTCTCAACCTCCCTCTCGCGGAGCTGCTCCTTTGAACTCATATACATGAGCCCCTTTTGGCTCCTCGACGTCTTCTTGCCCCAGCTATCATGCGATCGTTGGTGGTTCAGCTCGGGGGTCGGCGCGTTTCGGCGTTCGATGGAGAGGTTGCCTATGCTCTGGGTGTCGTCATTCTTGGAGCAGGCCGATGACCCCTTGGACGAGGGTCGCGAGGTGCTGTTGCGTATAAAGGAGCGCAGGCCGCCCGAGTTCTCACGGCTGGGGCTTCTCGGGCTCTTGGGGGACTTTGCGGCGGTAAGGGGGGAGAAGCCGCTCGGGGGCTTCGAGGTGCGGATGACCGGGGGGCAGGCGGCGAGCTCGTCGAGGGATACGGGGTCCTGTCTCAGTTCGTCGAGGCTCGGCTGGTGAAAGGCTCCGTAGTCGACGCCGAAGCTGCCGTGGCCGGGACCCGGGCTAGAAGGCAAAGAGAGGCTGGTCGGGGGGACCTCGAAGTGGTTGTTGGCgggcttggagatgacgctgaggctggtgatgaggttggagatgactTCGGGGCTGGCGGGAGGGAGACTGGCACGCTTGtttgaggcggaggagggacCTTGAAGAGAGCGACGTCGGgcgtggtgatgatgggcgCGGGTCGGGATAGGGGGGATGTCAGCCGACTCGTACTCCATGGCTGGGAGGGCCGCCGCGTGCCGCGGGCTGTGAATTGCACGGTAGGCAGGTTAGTTGATCCCACGGGAGGGAGGGATGaacggatggatggatggaagggcGTAAACGTGGGAAACAGTGGATGGGCGGCGCGCGGTGTCTCGTCAAAGGGGGGGAGCCACAGGTCGAGAGTTGCAACAGCCGACCAGCCAAGCTTCAACAGGTGCGAATGTCTCGAGCTCTGTAGGTGTGGGCTCGGTCCTGGGCTTGTCTCGAGGGTTGTCTCGCAGCGTCAGCGATGGCGCGGGCGTTGGCGCGCGCTCGCTCTGGGCTTAAAGGGATGGAACGCTCTCCGTCGCTTTTTTCGTGGGGATTGGGGATATTAGGTTgtcggtggtgatggtggaggCTGCGGTGGGATATGCAGGTCGTCTGCGCGAGGACGTGCGCTGCAGGAGGAGCAAACAAGACAGAAACAGAAGGAcgcaagaaaaaaagaggaaaagaagaagcaaacGCTGGCTGAGTGAGGTTCAAGGAAGCGGGTGCGCGCGGGCgtgattgattgattgattgacgAGGCCCAGCAATTTGTGAGATGAATTGGGCGGGACGGACTGGGTCGGGGGTGTCCAGGACAGCCAGTGGCGTCGACTCAACAAGCAAAAAGCACGTCCTTGTTCGCCCCGAGACAAGGCAATCAACGAACAAATGCAATTGTTAGAAATAAACTCTCGtctttcctttttcttgCGGTAGGTGTAAAGAGACAAGAGTTGTGCCCGGGAAGAGTATGGGGAGAGGAATGGTAAGGGGGTGTGTTGTGTGTGCCACGGAAAGTTTGTGCTCCCCGACCACAAGCAGGCAGCGCATGACCTCTACCTGAAGATACGAGCCAGAGGAGCTTCAGGTCTTCTGGTCTCTTTTTCCCGGGTGTTTCTGCTTGAGTACCTAAAGGTGCGGACACGACAGGAGGCATGTACATGTATTTCTCAGCAAACAGGGGCCAGAACCGTTTCGAAAGGCGATGCAACGATATGCAATGCAATGCACACGCGACGCGCAGCCTGCATCCTCTCTCCGTCGTCTCCTCATCCAAGAACCCCTTGAGTCAAGACGAAGCCTAAGCGCACCCCCAGGCAGGCCATGTGCTTCTAGTACAATCTCCCGCCCGGGTCAGTCGTCATTCACAATCTCTCCAGCCTAGCGGGATTGCGCACTAGAACAATTGATAGGTCCAGGGAACCCCTGACCAAAAGAAGGAAGAATCGGGGCGGGACCCCTGAAAAGAGCTTTTTGCCCCTGGAGCTTGCATCCTTGCCCGTTTGGCACGCGCCCCCAGGGGTACGTTTCTCCATCTTTTGGCATTCCAGCGGTGATTCGATTTAAATGCCCACACGAGGAATGGACTTTCAGGTCAGAGTTTAACCATGGCGAAACTTTAAAAGGCTCTGTATTCCTCGCTGAGTACACGCGACTCGAGACGGCGATGGTTCGTGGAGGGGAGAGGACCCGGAAAAGCAAGGGACCTGATTAAACCTGCATGCGGACCAGTTGTCTATTGATTACGGTGTCTCCACAGCGGAAGCAGCTTCAATTTTATTTGTTGGGCATCTGTTTGCCTTGGAAACCGTCATCAAGAAACATTATCCGGTTCTCCCGTCGACTGTGTCTGTGCTTGTTGCGTTGCCTGACCCAATGCTTTCTTTGACAGGCCCACGATCTACGCGTAGCGCGTTTCCAACGTGCCATGAGAAGAGGAGATTCTCGCGTGGATTTCGCATGGATTGCTCTCAAGACGTCAGCTTGGACCTCCTTGCAGCTCTCGTCTGGTGTTCCTGCGTCTGGTCTCACAGCTGCAGATTCGCCAATGCCTGGGACACTTCTCACGCCATGACGAAACACGCCTTCGTCTCGTGAGAACAAGTCAAATGACCCCTTTCCAGCATCTAATCGATCATTATTGAACCGTTTACTAAGGTGCTCTCCGTCTTTAGCTGCATACACCTTTTAAACCCAAATCCCCCTCGTAGGGCTGCTGACGACAATCATCCCCAGCGCTACTGGTCCACACCAGCCACAAACTACGTCATCGGAGTTCAAGCCACAGTCCTGCTTGATGCCACCACACAGCTCCCGGTTTCTGGATGTGTTTGCGACGTCATGGTCGCGAAAAGGTGGTGAATTTCCCCTCAAGAGTAGAAGAATCGTAGATCCTGTTGTTTATTCTCTGTGAATTCTGCTTCTTTACACTTCACTCTCGTGTTTTGAGCTGGCGATGCGAGTGTAGCAAccacgacatcatcaccaaccacaTCAATCGTCAGCACAAGATGGATGTCCTCCTCTCTCTACCCATACTCTCCTACCTCCTGTCGCCTGCTTCGGCGTCATGGTCGACTTCTCTTAACCTCTTGTTCTTTTACATGACATGGACGACTCTCGTCCTCTCCCACACTCCGCTGCGAATCCGCCTCCTAGGCTCTCTCGCGATACGAATAGTCCTCTATCTAATACCGTCGCTACTCACGCTTCTGTTCGATGCGGCGGTCCCCAGCCTCGCTGAGTCCATCAAGCTTGGCGGCCGTGCATCACTCCCGCCCCGTGATGCCCGTACACTAGCCCGGCAGGTTGCACTCGTCATGTTCAACCTCGCCCTCGTGACGGGTGTCGAGGGCGCTTCAAGTCTGGGGTTTTCCTACGTCTTCAAAGACAATGACTTCAAGACGACGTCGACTCTTCCACTACCATGGCAGCTAGCGAAGCATATTGTCTTGCTACTCACGGCGCGAGAGGTGCTCACGTATTACATCCACCGTTACACGCTGCATTCCTCGTCGACCATTGGTAAATACCACCGTCGCTTCGCTCACGCTCGCGCTGCGGCGCCTTATagccttctcctctttgccGACCACCCaattcctcttctcctccaacgTTTCGTCCCCATCTACCTACCTGCTCTGGCATTGCGACCACACCTCTTGACTTACTTCCTGTTCCTTTCCCTCTGCACCGCCGAGGAAACCCTATCCATGTCCGGCTACAGCATTGTTCCGGGCATCATAATGGGCGGGATGACGCGGCGAACGGCGGTACACTATGCTAGTGGCGGGGATTGCAATTATGGCGCCTGGGGATTCCTCGACTGGGTTAACGGCACCGGACGGGGTCGGGATGTGCTTGAGGACGTCAAGGCCGAAGCAGAGAAGCATCATGTTAAGGAGAGGTCTGCGAAAAAGGTGGATGGTGGTATGGGAGCGATTCAGGATGGAATTGACAAGTTGACGAATGGGAATGAagatgggaggaggaggagttcGAGGTTGAGGTCAAAGAGAGCTTCTTAAGCTGCTGTGCCGTTCGTAGTATAGTGTTCATAGCTTTGAAGTTGAAAAGTTGACTTTTTACACGAGACCATACCTACCTATGTATCCAAAATGCCTCGTTCCATGCCCGCCATATCTCTATCAGGTCTAACAGCCACACCCCAACATATCCCAGTGTGAATATCCCAGAAACAATATCTATGAGTATCCCATCTTCTTGCCAAACCAGCTCAACGTCTCCAGTCCACTCTGCACCCTCATGCCAA
This Fusarium keratoplasticum isolate Fu6.1 chromosome 6, whole genome shotgun sequence DNA region includes the following protein-coding sequences:
- a CDS encoding AB hydrolase-1 domain-containing protein, producing MEYESADIPPIPTRAHHHHARRRSLQGPSSASNKRASLPPASPEVISNLITSLSVISKPANNHFEVPPTSLSLPSSPGPGHGSFGVDYGAFHQPSLDELRQDPVSLDELAACPPVIRTSKPPSGFSPLTAAKSPKSPRSPSRENSGGLRSFIRNSTSRPSSKGSSACSKNDDTQSIGNLSIERRNAPTPELNHQRSHDSWGKKTSRSQKGLMYMSSKEQLREREVERKRASGGVSASSSGGLAVESSIHSGGRSDPFFAETAIHEEPPAHQLPIERPSPMEGPCAIPARDSSLRKTGQVRRSSARRSRREDGPLSDVIPEAEEHHKPRGETGRRKQGHTAHDQLRSSARSPVYGLQEPAPSKTTSVAGRSFLDVSQDDYGFGVDDDDDDGAPFPAVSQNRRREPSNDRHSRRRSGHQSPIPPDGVKMKRSSSRLKRLSGPLSPRPDDRSRESPSPQPVQNPTPAGYERPQSADSVDDAVESYLCSPRLSQKIRHPQTGRVISFSEVGDSEGSAVFCCVGMGLTRYITAFYDELALTLKLRLITPDRPGVGDSEPYSDGTATPLSWPDDVYAICQALKITKFSILAHSAGAIYALATALRMPQHIRGRIHLLAPWIPPSQMNVFGTSQTLPPTNAIPTSQRILRALPTPILKAANSSFMTATSSSITSSLPKNPRRAKRRTNNNGGRESTASNRNVTPSLDKENIGHDMYGKSNGHGDPDLEPPNASENMDRMQVPQGTRSPDNAILAAAADAMADKERQMTYDLRLTHAIWELATTGANPAVDLLVCLERRHTIGFRYVDITRPVVIHHGSRDTRVPVDNVKWLGKTMRRCEVRVLEGEGHGLMASASVMGSVLMEMSKEWEDWMKVTGADGRKERGRDRRGRV
- a CDS encoding Fatty acid hydroxylase domain-containing protein, with protein sequence MDVLLSLPILSYLLSPASASWSTSLNLLFFYMTWTTLVLSHTPLRIRLLGSLAIRIVLYLIPSLLTLLFDAAVPSLAESIKLGGRASLPPRDARTLARQVALVMFNLALVTGVEGASSLGFSYVFKDNDFKTTSTLPLPWQLAKHIVLLLTAREVLTYYIHRYTLHSSSTIGKYHRRFAHARAAAPYSLLLFADHPIPLLLQRFVPIYLPALALRPHLLTYFLFLSLCTAEETLSMSGYSIVPGIIMGGMTRRTAVHYASGGDCNYGAWGFLDWVNGTGRGRDVLEDVKAEAEKHHVKERSAKKVDGGMGAIQDGIDKLTNGNEDGRRRSSRLRSKRAS